The DNA region atttttttgtgcgcagcacagattttctgtgcgcggagaccgtgtcagcagtgcgaaattgcgcacgcgcgcagcttagagggaacagtggtgaGGAGGGGGCTGAAAGAGGGTGAGGGGGGCatggaagggggagagaggtgaggaggggggctgaaagagggagagggggacatggaagggggagagaggtgaggaggggggctgaaagagggagagggggacatggaagggggagagaggtgaggaggggggctgaaagagggagagggggacatggaagggggagagaggtgaggaggggggctgaaagagggagagggggacatggaagggggagaggggtgagggaggagagagcagtgagagaggagaaagaggtgagacgagtgagagaggagagagtgggaagaTAAAGGAGGAAGGGGGAtgaaacacagagaggagagaggggagggttgAAAGATAATGGGGAGGAGCATTTCAAATGTAGCATTTCGTTCTCAAGGACCACACCACAACAGTGGAATACGATAAAGATATTTACTGATGATATGAACAGATGTGGAGGCTGGGGAAAGACTCAGGTTGCAGGCTCTGTCTCAGGTGGTTAGCCCAGCCAACTTAGGACCCCCCTTTCTTCAGCCCGAAGACCTCGCCAAGAGACAAGGGGTGGGAGGGATCAAGAGAGCGGAGACAGACAGTGTTGATGGGCTTGTATAATGGGTCATTAGAGGTGTGGCTGACGTGAGCTGTGGTtcactggagaggagcaggaggaggttaAGGCCTGGTCTTGCTCCTGAAGCTCAGTTGAATCATATTAACTCCATTTTTGCACCGCTTTGAAACTCAGACACAAGTTTGACgcaaggaggagagaagatgaggagggaaagagtgagaagaggcgagaggaggagagagtgagaggagaaagagtagggggagagagagaaggtgagaggagagagagtcttgtgagtgcagttttagtcagatacatagataaataatagttttgagagcttttgccacgccccctttttaattGACCAGTGTCACCACCAccacatgtctttagtccaacAAGAATTTTCTTAGGTGTCTACAGATCTTGTAAATAGACTATGGTCCACAAAAGGAGAGGTGGGCAGAAGGCAAATGTTGACATAGTCTACTAGGgtaacacacatggacaaactaCAAATTACATATGGCTATGCTATTTATGTCCTTGTATATCAAAGCCTATGTCGACAGTTAAAGTGTGACTAAACATCAAAAccccgcccacaaccacatttcataTAGAGCTGCTATACTGAGAAGTACCTGGAGTACTAAAGGttgagagtgaggggggaggaggtgcgggatctggaggactaaaggggagagtaaaGGGCaggtatcgatacctgctcaaattagttttagtaatatttaatatctgatttttgatacttttgacagctgtACTCAGAATAGGCCCTGAACTATGAGAGCtagaatgaggaaaaaaaattacattgtctaatttttaaagaatttatttgcaaattgtgGTGGagaataagtatttggtcaataacaaaagttcatctcgtagtgtgttactgatggtagcttttgttactttggtcccagcactctgcaggtcattcactatgTCCCcacgtgtggttctgggatttttgctcaccatTCCCACCATTTTAACTCCACGGGGTGAGAccttgcgtggagccccagatcgagggacattatcagtggtcttatatgtcttccattttctaataattgctcccacagttgatttcttcacaccaagctgcttacctattgcagattgaGTCTTCCCAGTCTGGTGCAGGTAtccaattttgtttctggtgtcctttgacagctttttggtcttggccatagtggagtttggagactgactgtttgaggttgtgggcaggtgtcttttatactgataacgagttcaaacaggtgccattaatacaggtaatgagtgaaggacagaggagcttctcaaagaagaagttacaggtctatgagagccagaaatcttgttTCCTTGTAGGTGACAAGTACTTATTttgaggaatttaccaattaatttataaaaaatcctacaatgtgatttcctggattctttccctccattctgtctctcataatTGATGTGTACCTATGATTCCATGCCTCTTTCacctttttaagtgggagaacttgcacaattggtggttgactaaatacttttttgatcCATTGTAATAGGCGTTGTAACAGTGAAATCTTTCGTccatcaaaacaaatgtgtctCAAAGTCACATTCCTGATTATACAGACATATTTACTTAATgctattatttttaattcttatatttttaatcaaaaagtATAAAGTCCTGGAAATTGAAGGCCAATAGCCGATGCACAAAAAATTATCTGCCTCTATCTCTATTCAGCGGGtacgcctctccacagctctaaCCTATAAATGCCTGGATAAGCCAaatgccactgtggaacattccagcaataacatctccttggagacaaacaGTTAGTGGATTCAGACCGCACAAGAAAAGTGGctaaaaaaagtgacatagtgcagcttcaAATGACAAAGGTGCAGAATCAATGACCTGAGCAGGGCATCAGTGATATTTGACGTGTTAGCATTTGCACTAGCACTGTGGTATTAGCCGCATTAGCAACGAGTGAGATCTTGTTACTGCTAATCTGCCCCCACAGTCTGACCTCTGATGACACTGATGCAGCACCACTAAGCCTCATTTCCACTGGCATGGTTCGCTTGGGACTGCCTTGGCATTGAACAGTTGGGAATTGGGCACCCCCAGCCGGGAAGCGTTTCAATTACAAATGGCCCAGACCGCTGTAGACCGTGACAAAGATCTAACAAGACACACCCAAAAGCGTGACGTAGGCCTGCGCGGCCACAAGGCACAGGACAGCTATAAAAAGACCAGTGTTACAGGAGCATCAACACAGATCAGTGGCACAACAATGAGCTTGCGAGGGTTGGGACTGGACGCAGTCAATAGAAGAGCAACAGTATGCCACTAGGTcgcaaaaaacagaaagaaacataaaaataatttctcagacactgacttgatcttgtgatatacGGTCAGTGATGGCAACATATATGTTGAGTCGATATGCTTCGTGAAACAGATCTAGCCTCCTGTTTATTGATGCACACACAATAAAATACACTGCATTCCAAATTATTTTACAAACGCTATTTTTCTCTGGTTTTACCAAATTGTCAGCATAAATGAGTCATCATAATTTTCAAGTCATCAACCTTTAGAGTAATAAAAggcaaagtaaaatctgtcgaCTGGATaaaaggttgtaggagtgaagacgtttcgttgctcatccaagccacttcttcagttttagTCAGATTACTCGTGGCCACTGCCTGATATCTATctggagctaactacactgaaactgtaaacagctattgttgcAATTGTATTTTTGctgtctgaccagaactgaagaagcagcttggatgagcagtgaaacgtcatcactcctacaacattttgtccagttctcCAGATTTtgtatggatcagacctggatgactgacaGATTACATAAAAACCTTTAGAGTACAATATAAATGTTATTGAACAAATCTCTCCAAATGATTATGCACAACCGAGTTTCAAACCATGTTACTGttgtaaagaactgaaaatagtcatttgtttatttttcagttacaagcattagcatattactgaaatcaaaagctatttcaatcaaaacatctGACCAGGTCAAGTTATGTTTCAACATTTGACCCCTTATTTGATAGGAGCTTCACAATTCTTGCATCCATTGAACCTGTGGGGTTGTGGACAGTTTCTGCTTGAATTTCTTTGCAGGATGTCAGAATATCctcccagagctgctgtttggatgtgaactGCCTCCTGTCCTCATAGATCTTTTGCTTGAGGATCCTCCAAAGGTTCTCAATAGGgttgaggtcagaggaggatgccacaccatgagtttctcttcttttattTCCCATAGCAGCCAATGATGCAGAGGTTTTCCTTGCAGCATGAGATGGTGCATTGTCATGCACGAAGATGATTTTGCTATGGAAAGCACGGTTCTTGTTTTTGTACCAACAAAGAACATGGTCAATCAGAGAACACAACTGTTTGAAAATTAGTCTTCATGTATTTCTGGGCCCACTGGAGCCGTTTCTGCTTGTGAGCATTGGGTTAAGGTTGGCCGAATAGAAGGTTTATGCATAACTGCAAGCCTCTGGAGGATCCTGCACCAGCAGCTTCATATACCTGTTTGCTGCTTTGTAATGgcattttagcagctgctcCCTTAATCCAATGTATTTGTCTGTTAGAAACCTTCATCATTGTACCTTTATCTGTACAAATCCATGTGTGATCTGAATGAGCTACAAGTCTACTCTCTATCTAAGGTTTTCATATCTTGTCTAAGGTATTCAACTATTTAATGCTTTTCGGCACAAGAGATATTATTTTTTCCCATATTGCTAGAAAATGATGATCTGcttaataatgtggaacatccTTCATAGctattttttcctttaattggacTTACCTGGTAAACTAATTGGCACAGGTGTCTGAGATTGATTTCACTGACTCAAAGAGTCCTGAGACACAATACCATCCACGAGTTAcgctggaaaacaaaaaaataattacctttatgacacttaaacacaatttgtataataatttggaatgtctgtgtaatcacagacattaaaaaaaaacataggcgTTAAGGTGCAGATAAATGAAATACAGGCAAAAAACTGATGATAAACTAGAAATAGTTTAATGTTTacgctagctttagctttaaccTCATCTCACAGCACCACAAACTTGGATtgctaaatgtctttttgtgattTGTTGAGATGAGCCTTATGAGAGTATTATTCAGgaacaatttagattttattaagtTAGTATTAGTTATGCTGAGGTGACCTCAGTTGTTCACATAGCAGAGCCCTGTCCCTGACCCTGGAGCCGTACTTGGAGTATGGAGATGTAACATGGCTGGAGTTGCTGCTGGTCCTCCAATGACTGTGTGAGGGCGTAACTAGCACTGCCCCCTGCGAGCCAGTCCCAGGTCCCAAGCATTCCAGACCCCTTTGGAAGGTGGTACCTCCAGAGGTCCGCTTTGGACCTCTAAAAGCGGGCGGTACGGACTGCTTCATGCAGTGGAAACACTCAAGGTCTATGTAAACGAGGCTCTACAGTTAGGTCCATTTAATCATtctgtttaaagaggaggtattttacttctatttggtattaactgctaacacataacatatttagatcaccatgttactttttgttgttttgaaaatgctatagtcGCCCAAAACAATGTGttggtttcacttttgtttttgacattctaagtcttccctccctttgctctgtgtgctaagtccctcccccttcagtaCTATCACATTACAAGGCTTGTGGACTGAATGTTgcgcagaatcttacagctaaccttaAGGAGGGTGGCATGGAtggcatataaaacctcttcaggcatgtttttggtgagggaacTATGTTATAAGATGgtagaaagtttgattttttgaaatttatttatttgttttttattatactCCCTTTTTAaagcagcattttttttataaacatgtttttattgctgaaaaaaggACAGGTGACttttgtatgtaaaatgtatgatgctgattttaattaatattcACAATTAGGTACAGAGATGTGGATGGACATAGGGggcaggtgaaaacagacattttctgagcactcaagcatTCAGTATAGGACAAAACAAGATTacagtttattcctggtctagttctagtataatcctggttcagacctagtttagtcctggttcagacctggtttagtcttggttcagtgaGTAAGGGAGAGGACTTACACGTGCAGGATCCAAGCTGgtaaaacatccatccatccattttcttccgcttatccggggccgggtcgtgggggcagcagtctaagcagggactcccagactttcctcaccccggacacgtcctccagctcctccggtgggatcccaaggtgttcccaggccagccgagagacatagtccctccagtgtgtcctgggtcttccccggggcctcctctcggtgggacatgcccagaacacctccctagggaggcatccaggaggcatcctgagcagatgcccgagccacctcaactggttcctctcgacatgtaggagcagcggctctactccgagctcctcccgtgtgaccgagctcctcaccctatccctggGCTGGtaaaacaaaatttgaaaaaagaaatGGGTCCACACAACTCACATACTGTAAAGACAATTTATTTCTCTCAACAGGGTGTATTGTATCAGGCTTAGCCCTTTGTCAGACATGAATAATCGTAAGAAACATGCGAAGTATAAAGGATACTGATTGTGTACTCACATGACGACATGATAATACTAAGTATGGATACATTGCTAAAAAGAACAGTGGTTGTCctagctataaaaaaaaaaaaaaaaaaaaagagatgatAGTTTGTGAGCCACAGCCACattatacagtacatacattaTTTGAAGAAAAGGACAATGGGGACAGCAGCACTGCAGCCATGTTCAGTATTTGTAACAATACATGCAGGTAATTAAAGGTGAAGGGTGGTGCTATGTACATGGAATGGAAACAGTTAAAAATGGTGTTGTTCGGGGGTCACATTGGCTCTGACCACCATTGGTCTTAGGTTGGATGGTCTTTTTTACACAACACATGGTGATAAAGTGAGATCTTTTAGACTTGGACCAGACTGTATGATATTCAAATCTTTTTCCCAGAGGGGAGTCTTGTACTGTACAGGTGACTCTGGGTTcagcttgtttttttagtttgttgtaGGCATTAGTCtcggttcagacctggttcagatcctggtttagtcctgttttaatcctgtttcagACCCTGTTTGTCTCCTCAGTTCCAGGGCGGGATCTGGACTCTCAACTTGGTTCTCTGTGACTTCTTGATGTCAATGGACGTGATGCTGTGCACAGCCTCCATCTTTAACCTCTGTGCCATCAGTGTGGACAGGTACAaaacacctgcagggggcgctatgCAACCcacacctgtacacacacacctgtacacacacacctgtacacccccacacacaactgtacacacacacacacctgcacatgcACAGACCTGTACATgcacctgtacacacacacctgcatatGCAgctgtacacatacacacttgTATACACACACCAGCACATGCACATACCTGCACACATATACctgtacacatacatacactttatacacacacacctgtacacacacacacacacttgcacacgcacacgcacacacatactgtaCCTGTACAGTGGTCCTTTGTTTATCGCGGgttttacgttctaaaaataacccgcaaaaggCGAAATCCCAAGTAGTCAGCtatattttttctaattattctaaatgttttaaggctgtaaaactcctcaccacacacttaatACACTTGTAGGCAtgcattcacattttctcacatttatatcttctttaattaattaatagtgactcacgcatATTTCTCAGTTtgtctgaccgtgcctctttgtTCGCCACTCcactgtagtgtcgatcgaacatttGTGTAAATTTGACAAGCTGAATGCATTctatactgtacaggagacacggaggagattgattgacaatggtctacagtcccctagtcaatcagaaagcagaacacaatgcgcctTCATAcactctaaaaaaaacatgcaaaattgcaccaaaaaaaaaaatgcaaaagagcgagaccacgaaaggtgaaccgcaatatagcaaaagaccactgtacacacacttgtACACACACCTGTACATGCACCTGCACACAtgtacctgcacacacacatctgtacacacacacacctgtacaccCCCACATCTGTACACATACACATCTGTACACACACCTCTACCTTTTGATTTTGATAggaaatagacttgatactcaatactgattctgaaaacagtctttctttagacatggtagtactttcttttctattcccatatggccttatatctgtgtaatccctcagtggtccagtaggttccatcatggttcatgggtgtatactagtctatgtgtcttatacttgttacagctcaagatcattctaaagctattcaggaaaggttcatttcttcCTAtgattgtgacttttttagtattgatacctgctcacatgagtatctagttttgatactagtgttagtatcaattagtatctgattttcgatatttttgacaattGCTTTACACACACCTGTACATATATGCCTGTGACATCAACGTGGACAGGCACAACTCCTCCTGTAGAGGGCATATCTAGAGAAAATTAATGAGTTTGTTTTAGACCATGCTAATTCCagatttagacccggtttactcctggttcagtcatagtgagtcatagtcctggtttagtcctgttttagtcatggttcagaCCAGGTTTATACCCATGTTGCTCTCTCCAGGTTCATCGCCGTGTCTGTCCCTCTGAATTACAGCCGCAGACAGGTGGACCAGAGACAGCTGGTGCTTCTGTGCGCCCCCTGGCTGCTGGCTCTGGCTGTGGCGTCTCCGGTcatgtttggggtgaatgatgtcGTTGAGCGTGATCCGAGCGAGTGCCGTTTGGAGGATGATAACTATGTGGTGTACTCGTCCGTGTGCTCCTTTTTTGTGCCCTGTCCTCTGATGCTGCTGCTATACTGGGGTGTGGTGAGGGGGCTGCGACGCTGGGAGCACGACCGCAAACACCGCCTCAAAGTCAGCATCCAGGCCTGTCGTGAGCTGCAGCACCACAACCACGAGACCCAAGACATCAGCAATCACACAACCCAGAGTAACCACGCCCGCAGGACCCCCAAGAACCACACCCACATGACCTACCACACCCACACGACCAACCTCAACCACAGGAACCCCAAGAACCACAGCCACACAACCCCCGACAACCACGGGCACACAAACCCCGAGAACCACTGCCACACAAACCCCGAGAACCACAGCCACACAAACCCCGAGAACCACGGCCACACAAACCCCGAGAACCACGGCCACACAACCCCCGAGAACCACGGCCACACAAACCCCGAGAACCACGGCCACACAAACCCCGAGAACCACGGCCACACAACCCCCGAGAACCACGGCCACACAACCCCCGAGAACCACGGCCACACAAACCCCGAGAACCACGGCCACACAACCCCTGAGAACCATGCCCACTTGACCAACCATGTCCATGCAACCAACGAGAACCACTTCCAGATGACCTACCATGCCCACACGCCCCCTGGTAGCAACAGCAACGCAACCCCCGGCAACCCTGCCCTCATGTCCCCTGAGAACCACGCCCACAAAACTGGCGGCAACAACCACATGACCCATCACGTCCTCACAACCCAAGGCAACCACACTCACACGACCTTCGCCACAGGTAATGAGTCAGGCTGGGAACAAGGAAGTACAGTTATAACTAGTGTATATATCTTCTTTGCACCgtatagccctggtttagtccctcctTTTCCCTCCACAGACACCCCACTCCCTGTTCCCTCCCCTGGCCCATCTCCTCTGCCTTTGCCCTGGATTGTGGAGCGGGACTTGGCCCAGTGTCGGATGGACGTCTCAGGGGACTACACTCAGACAGAGCTGCCGTACCCTCGACGGTATCGCGAGAAGTCAGTGCCCACGGTGGAGTACAGCCCAAAGAAGAGTGCCAAAATCAACCACCGCGAACGCAAGGCCATGAGAGTGCTGCCCGTCGTGGTCGGTGAGCGGGGCATTTTAAGGTCCTAAAATACAGATTAaagtcatagactgtatatatagatggacatagctagcccattagccgctgcgttccagaacggaagtgagcatgggcacgatttggctcacattcacattttaTGGAAAATgcatcttccctctctctgtaactgctgttttttttactttgcccgtaaatgaagatatgaacattaataacagaccgacgaggtgccttctttcccaagGTCCTTGTgtatatcatagcaaccaaagagattggctctttgtttgctatgatatACATGCTCAGATTTCAAATACTTGCTCAAAGTCTGTGAAAATTCTATATTTATACTgttattaaatgtttaaaaacagAGCAGAACAAAGTCTGACATCAGTAAAACATCTAACTTTGATTCTGGTCAATTGCTATCTTTTTCTAAGATTAAACTCTGT from Periophthalmus magnuspinnatus isolate fPerMag1 chromosome 3, fPerMag1.2.pri, whole genome shotgun sequence includes:
- the LOC117393812 gene encoding D(4) dopamine receptor-like encodes the protein MSRNSSSLGPLLEDPSTAPRAHNVPALVFGVALIVTITGGNVLVCVSVYLEKALKTSTNYFIVSLAGADLLLALLVLPLFVYAEFQGGIWTLNLVLCDFLMSMDVMLCTASIFNLCAISVDRFIAVSVPLNYSRRQVDQRQLVLLCAPWLLALAVASPVMFGVNDVVERDPSECRLEDDNYVVYSSVCSFFVPCPLMLLLYWGVVRGLRRWEHDRKHRLKVSIQACRELQHHNHETQDTPLPVPSPGPSPLPLPWIVERDLAQCRMDVSGDYTQTELPYPRRYREKSVPTVEYSPKKSAKINHRERKAMRVLPVVVGCFLFCWTPFFVVHTTRALCVSCHVPVELISTTTWLGYVNSALNPIIYTVFNQEFKKFFSKCLQGALQRLTSLCQNRTSGN